The Candidatus Hydrogenedentota bacterium genomic sequence CGACGGCCTTGAAACGGCCCATGAAGACTTGGCGGCAAACGCGAGAACGGATATCGACATCGACATCGACTATGGTGACAACGACCCCACACCGGACGTCGTAGGCGATGATCACGGCACGTCCTGCGCGGGCGTGGCCGCAGCAAAAGGCAACAACGCCCTCGGAGTCTGTGGCGCTGCGTTCAATGCGAGCCTTGTCGGCGTTCGACTCATTTCTTTGGCAACTACTGACGCGCAAGATGCCCAAGCATTGGGATACCTGGTTGCGCCTCCGCTGGCGACCGATCGAGTCTCGATAAGCAGCAACTCGTGGGGCCCGGCAGACGATGGGGCCACGCTTGCAACAATGCCTCCGCTAACAGCGGCAGCCGTCCTGAACGGTATCCAAAACGGACGCGGCGGTTTGGGCACCATTTACGTCTGGGCTGCTGGAAACGGGCGACAGTCGGCGGACAACGTCAATTTTGACGGCTATGCTTCCAGCCGATATACCATCGCCGTGGGCGCGAGCGGGGCAAATGGTGTTTACTCACCTTACAGCGAACCCGGTTGCTCTATGCTGGTAAACACACCTTCAAATTGGTCCGGCGGTGGTATTACCACGACGGACCGTACCGGGTCCGCCGGGTATGATGTAACGAACTACACGAATTCATTCGGCGGCACTTCTTCCGCGACGCCGTTGGCTGCGGGGATTATCGCGCTTATGTTGGAGAAGAACTCCAACCTCACGTGGCGCGACGTGCAACACATCCTTGTAAATACCGCATTCCGCAATGACCCGCTTAACAGCGGCTGGAGTCAGAACGGTGCGGGCCTCTGGTACAACCCTTCATACGGCTTTGGCCGTATCGATGCGACGGCCGCCGTAAACGCCGCGGGAACCTGGACCAATGTCGCCGCCAGCGCACCCTCGCTCACCGCGTCGAAGGCGACCGCCGTCGCGATTCCCGATAACAATACTGCGGGTGTTACGCAAACAGTGTCCATCAGCGGCAATACCGGATTCGAAGTGGAACACGTTGAAGTCACCGTGAACATCACCCACCCGTATCGTGGCGATTTGCGCGTCTTTCTGACCTCGCCCAGCGGCATGGTGTCCCAACTCGCTTCCGAACGCGCTGGGGACAGCGGGGATAATTTCAGTAATTGGAAATTCACTTCAGTCGCGCATTGGGGCGAGAATCCAAACGGCACGTGGCAATTGAAGGTTGCCGATGTATTCACGCCCGATACCGGCACGCTCAACTCATGGTCCATCCAGATATATGGAACCGTTCCTGAAGATTCCGATAGCGACGGCATTAGCGATATCGTTGAAGGCACTGGCGACCCGGACAACGACACCATCCCCAACTACCTCGACCCTGACAGCGACGGTGACGGCATCAACGACAGCGTCGCCGGTGATGGCGACGTCGACGGCGACAGTACTCCGAACTTCCTGGACCTGGATGCCGATGGCGATGGTCTGTCAAACGCGTACGAGCAAGGTGTCTCCCAGGGAACGGATGTAGACAATGACGGGACCCTGAATTTCCTGGACACGGATTCGGATGAAGACGGCGCTCCGGATAGTCTGGAAGTTGCCATGAGTACCGATCCTTACGATGCGTTGGATGTGCCTGCAGTGCCCATCCAACCGTGGCCCATCGTTGCGGTTTGCCTCGTCGTGGGAGTCATACTGGTAACGCGGCGGCGAATGTCTGCGCAGAGTACGCATTAGCGCTCACTCGGTTCGGGACTAGGCCCGGAAGCAGAGGTGAGTTTGGGGTGAAGTCGTGAACGCCGTTGCGTTCGCGGGGCGGGTGTATTTCCGTGCACATCATTACGCCGAGGCTGGTTCTGCGCGATTTCGGGTTTGCTGATGTTGATGCCGTGCTTGCGTATCAGTCGACCGAAGAATATCTACGTTTTTATCCGTGGGAAGGCAGAAGCCGCCTCGGTGTGGAAACGCTGGTTGAGCGCTTCATCGGCTGGCAACACGAACGCCCACGAACCCGTTTTCAGGTCGCCATTACCCTACGGTCCAACGATGCCCTTATCGGATGCTGTGGCGTACGTACCACCTCCTCCGACAACAGCGAGGGAGAATTCGGGTGCGAGTTGAATCCGGACCATTGGGGTCAGGGCTACGCCGTCGAAGCGAGTCGCGGTATTATCGATTTCGGGTTCAACACGGTCGGCTTGCACC encodes the following:
- a CDS encoding GNAT family N-acetyltransferase, which codes for MHIITPRLVLRDFGFADVDAVLAYQSTEEYLRFYPWEGRSRLGVETLVERFIGWQHERPRTRFQVAITLRSNDALIGCCGVRTTSSDNSEGEFGCELNPDHWGQGYAVEASRGIIDFGFNTVGLHRIYAECVAENEASIKLCKSLGMRQEGLFKNRAWMKQRWWDISIWA
- a CDS encoding S8 family serine peptidase, which codes for SRRVSPIRISAVFLTLLVAMASSASGGEKPAKLKSSVQGERIYYYSGDTRVEMTLSLDELVVTPPATKGIAPTSIKSLIPTATTRSLGPKGEQHVKLAAPAPSRSALEQQADALEAAGYEVSPAVYGDTVITPTDNNREVLTNQFSLKLKGEATIDQITAAYGVSVVSQVDYSPNTYIVQTTGKGLLDSLNIANALYESGLVEFATPFIERKATKKLVPNDTLYPNQWHLKNTGQQGTAGNDVNIQSAWDQVTGAGINIAIVDDGLETAHEDLAANARTDIDIDIDYGDNDPTPDVVGDDHGTSCAGVAAAKGNNALGVCGAAFNASLVGVRLISLATTDAQDAQALGYLVAPPLATDRVSISSNSWGPADDGATLATMPPLTAAAVLNGIQNGRGGLGTIYVWAAGNGRQSADNVNFDGYASSRYTIAVGASGANGVYSPYSEPGCSMLVNTPSNWSGGGITTTDRTGSAGYDVTNYTNSFGGTSSATPLAAGIIALMLEKNSNLTWRDVQHILVNTAFRNDPLNSGWSQNGAGLWYNPSYGFGRIDATAAVNAAGTWTNVAASAPSLTASKATAVAIPDNNTAGVTQTVSISGNTGFEVEHVEVTVNITHPYRGDLRVFLTSPSGMVSQLASERAGDSGDNFSNWKFTSVAHWGENPNGTWQLKVADVFTPDTGTLNSWSIQIYGTVPEDSDSDGISDIVEGTGDPDNDTIPNYLDPDSDGDGINDSVAGDGDVDGDSTPNFLDLDADGDGLSNAYEQGVSQGTDVDNDGTLNFLDTDSDEDGAPDSLEVAMSTDPYDALDVPAVPIQPWPIVAVCLVVGVILVTRRRMSAQSTH